The Thermococcus sp. 21S9 genome contains a region encoding:
- a CDS encoding His/Gly/Thr/Pro-type tRNA ligase C-terminal domain-containing protein: protein EDNTVTIRDRDTREQIRVKIDELPKKLKELIFGSS from the coding sequence GGAAGACAACACCGTAACAATCAGAGACAGAGATACGAGGGAGCAAATTAGGGTTAAGATTGATGAATTACCAAAGAAGCTGAAGGAGCTTATCTTTGGCTCCTCTTGA